One cyanobiont of Ornithocercus magnificus DNA segment encodes these proteins:
- a CDS encoding ATPase AAA, which yields MCNLGWIEVGAKVLKLCRVELLRSDTEGVATGMTPQGITDDLDRLLELLPVGVRSALTNAESRQQLLEIVLDLGRPPEARYPGLSLELSPAAISREDLRETVERIGTFGGDNRAGIERTLHRISAIRNRRGDVVGLTCRVGRAVFGTVAMVRDLLDGEQSLLLMGRPGVGKTTALREITRVLADELARRVVVIDTSNEIAGDGDIPHPAIGRARRMQVALPEQQHQVMIEAVENHMPEVIVIDEIGTELEAQAARTIAERGVQLVATAHGNALTNLIKNPTLSDLIGGIQTVTLGDDEARRRRTQKSVLERLAEPTFPVAVEMHSRHRWSVHTDVASTVDLLLRGQSPHTQVRELGDDGVVHLVSTSLLQRSVAPQRSTVATRLPNSEIVGLQNYKQPRPKTKTAPTLYTSARDKGLQVLCCGISPHLLDQISRQHHWPAKSVYELADADVVLSLRQKLGQQPQLRRDARDAGVPILVIKSDTIHQVKRAILRLLEHHQYTHESADDQVKPMSIVTDDALAALEECRLAVERVVLPQRRPVDLLPRSEAVRQMQADLVARYRLQSDVSGPEDYRRLRILPP from the coding sequence TTGTGCAACCTTGGCTGGATCGAGGTAGGAGCTAAAGTCCTTAAACTATGCAGAGTAGAACTTCTGCGCTCTGATACGGAAGGTGTAGCTACGGGCATGACGCCACAGGGCATCACCGACGATCTTGACCGCCTACTAGAGTTGCTGCCTGTAGGGGTACGTTCGGCACTCACTAATGCCGAATCACGCCAGCAATTGCTCGAGATAGTACTCGATCTAGGGCGACCGCCGGAAGCTCGCTATCCGGGACTCTCACTAGAGCTTAGTCCGGCTGCTATCAGTCGTGAAGATTTAAGAGAGACTGTAGAGCGAATCGGTACCTTTGGGGGAGATAATCGCGCTGGCATTGAGCGAACGCTCCACCGCATTAGTGCTATCCGCAATAGGCGTGGTGATGTCGTAGGTCTTACCTGCCGTGTTGGTCGTGCAGTTTTCGGCACTGTAGCAATGGTCCGTGATCTGTTAGATGGTGAACAGTCCTTACTACTGATGGGACGACCCGGAGTAGGCAAAACTACTGCACTGAGAGAGATCACTCGTGTTTTAGCTGATGAATTGGCCCGCCGTGTTGTGGTCATCGATACCAGCAACGAGATCGCTGGTGATGGCGATATCCCCCATCCAGCAATAGGGCGAGCGCGCCGCATGCAAGTTGCTTTGCCAGAGCAGCAGCATCAGGTAATGATTGAAGCTGTAGAAAACCACATGCCCGAGGTTATCGTAATAGATGAAATTGGAACGGAGCTCGAAGCTCAAGCGGCGCGTACTATTGCTGAGCGTGGCGTGCAACTCGTGGCTACTGCCCATGGCAATGCGCTAACCAATCTGATTAAGAATCCCACGCTTAGTGATCTCATTGGAGGTATCCAGACAGTGACACTCGGCGATGATGAGGCCCGTCGTCGCCGAACTCAAAAATCGGTGCTAGAGCGTTTAGCAGAGCCAACCTTCCCTGTGGCGGTAGAGATGCACAGTCGCCACCGCTGGTCAGTACACACTGACGTTGCCTCAACGGTGGACCTTTTGCTGCGTGGTCAGTCACCCCACACCCAGGTGCGAGAACTTGGAGATGACGGTGTAGTTCATTTGGTCAGTACATCTCTGCTGCAGCGATCAGTAGCACCACAGCGTTCAACTGTTGCTACACGACTACCTAATTCTGAAATAGTGGGCCTCCAAAATTACAAACAGCCTAGACCAAAAACTAAGACGGCACCCACACTATACACCAGTGCGAGAGACAAAGGTCTCCAGGTACTCTGCTGTGGCATTTCACCACACTTGCTGGACCAGATCAGTCGACAGCATCATTGGCCTGCCAAATCTGTTTATGAGCTGGCTGATGCTGATGTAGTGCTGAGCCTCCGTCAGAAACTTGGTCAGCAGCCTCAGCTGCGTCGGGACGCTCGCGATGCTGGTGTACCTATTCTTGTAATTAAGTCTGACACAATTCATCAAGTTAAACGTGCCATTCTGCGCCTGCTCGAGCACCACCAATACACACATGAAAGTGCTGATGACCAAGTAAAACCGATGAGTATTGTTACAGATGATGCACTTGCAGCTCTCGAAGAATGTCGCCTCGCAGTCGAGCGGGTTGTACTGCCTCAGAGGCGGCCAGTTGATTTATTGCCTCGTAGTGAAGCAGTCCGACAGATGCAAGCAGACTTAGTAGCTCGCTACCGGTTGCAAAGCGATGTATCTGGACCAGAGGATTACCGCAGACTGCGCATTCTTCCACCTTGA
- a CDS encoding Fe-S cluster containing protein → MSLKTRDRNEQALFSGSWVKLICGASNQDLPAIADLCAIFAAAGVHCVDVAAEVAVVHAAREGLSWAQNHYGLTPWLMISVSDGADIHFRKAWFDSSWCPAECSRPCEHVCPALAITNVGVDASRCYGCGRCLPCCPYGLIEEQDYRTSPYDLVPLLHELRPDAIEIHTSLGRADAFSRFLHHLTKHGSPPLRRLAVSCGLGADSLKASDLAWELWHRHSLLRQHGYLPIWQLDGRPMSGDIGSGTARAAVELWRNLRSIAPPGPLQLSGGTNISTVGLLPRGSSPAGVAFGGAARRLLQPWLEQTREMGISLRNWPEGCRSALYEVRRLVQPWLDRGRS, encoded by the coding sequence ATGAGCTTAAAGACCAGAGACCGGAACGAACAGGCCCTCTTCAGTGGCTCGTGGGTTAAGCTTATCTGCGGTGCTAGTAACCAAGATCTCCCTGCTATTGCAGACCTATGTGCCATCTTTGCTGCTGCTGGAGTTCACTGTGTTGATGTGGCTGCTGAGGTAGCCGTTGTACATGCGGCTCGTGAAGGATTATCCTGGGCCCAAAACCATTACGGTCTCACACCGTGGCTCATGATCAGTGTTAGTGATGGCGCTGATATACATTTCCGCAAAGCTTGGTTTGACTCATCGTGGTGCCCTGCTGAATGCTCGCGTCCCTGTGAACATGTTTGCCCTGCACTAGCAATTACTAATGTCGGTGTTGATGCTAGTCGCTGCTACGGTTGTGGCCGCTGCCTTCCCTGTTGTCCGTATGGGCTAATTGAGGAACAGGATTATCGCACCTCACCCTATGATCTTGTGCCGCTACTACACGAGCTGCGTCCTGATGCTATCGAGATTCATACCTCTCTCGGGCGTGCTGATGCCTTCTCCAGGTTCCTTCACCATCTCACTAAACATGGCTCGCCACCTTTGCGACGCCTTGCCGTTAGCTGTGGCCTTGGGGCAGATAGTCTTAAGGCCTCTGATCTCGCGTGGGAACTCTGGCATCGCCACTCTCTTCTCCGGCAGCATGGCTACCTACCTATATGGCAACTAGATGGTCGACCAATGAGTGGTGATATTGGATCGGGTACAGCCAGGGCTGCAGTTGAACTTTGGCGCAACTTGCGCTCGATAGCACCTCCAGGACCCCTGCAGCTTTCTGGAGGAACCAACATCAGCACAGTCGGACTTTTGCCTCGTGGCTCTTCACCTGCTGGCGTAGCTTTTGGAGGTGCTGCTCGCCGTTTACTCCAGCCCTGGCTAGAGCAAACACGTGAGATGGGAATCTCACTACGCAACTGGCCAGAAGGTTGTAGATCAGCCTTGTACGAAGTGCGAAGGCTTGTGCAACCTTGGCTGGATCGAGGTAGGAGCTAA
- a CDS encoding NAD(P)H-quinone oxidoreductase has protein sequence MAASCPLRLPPQLSDLVQLCSPTAMPLFLSGRNFRHELDSCGCMAIHVPLEGGAETRLLRRLRSAGYRTRITSARGLGDPEVFLLRKHGIRPPHLGHQNVGLAAAVGQVQEVMPQLGDLLLGTSPIVLWLLEGQVLSRSELLALCKLCGREPRMRIVVEMGGSRQLRWQSMLSFLSV, from the coding sequence ATGGCAGCGTCTTGTCCTCTGCGCCTACCTCCGCAGCTGTCAGACTTAGTACAACTTTGCAGTCCGACCGCTATGCCGCTGTTCCTCTCTGGTCGGAATTTCCGCCATGAACTGGACTCCTGCGGTTGTATGGCTATACACGTTCCCCTTGAGGGTGGTGCAGAAACCCGCTTACTGCGCCGTTTACGCTCGGCTGGCTACCGTACTCGCATTACTTCGGCCCGTGGCCTTGGCGATCCGGAAGTCTTCTTGCTGCGTAAGCATGGTATCCGGCCTCCACATCTTGGCCATCAAAATGTGGGTCTTGCTGCAGCTGTAGGACAAGTTCAAGAAGTAATGCCTCAGCTTGGTGACCTCCTTCTCGGGACATCTCCTATAGTGCTGTGGTTGTTAGAGGGACAAGTGCTCTCTCGCTCTGAGTTACTTGCTCTCTGCAAGCTTTGTGGGCGCGAGCCACGCATGCGAATCGTAGTAGAGATGGGTGGCTCGCGCCAGCTTCGCTGGCAATCAATGCTTTCTTTCCTCAGCGTCTGA
- a CDS encoding 50S ribosomal protein L3, whose protein sequence is MSIGILGKKLGMSQFFDEQGRAIPVTLIEAGPCRVTQLKTSSTDGYTAVQIGFGAIREKLVGRPLRGHLARSGTGFLRHLHEYRISVNDLNKLKLGEALTIESFELGQRVDISGNTMGRGFTGYQKRHGFSRGPMSHGSKNHREPGSTGAGTTPGRIYPGKRMAGRYGGKKATMRGLTIIKIDGERNLLVVKGSVPGKPGSLLNIQPAKRVGLPQTKEVLING, encoded by the coding sequence ATGTCTATCGGTATCCTTGGGAAGAAGCTGGGAATGTCTCAGTTTTTCGACGAGCAAGGCAGAGCAATTCCAGTAACCTTGATCGAGGCTGGCCCATGCCGTGTCACTCAACTAAAGACCTCTAGCACTGACGGCTATACTGCAGTTCAAATAGGTTTTGGAGCTATACGCGAAAAGTTGGTTGGCCGCCCTTTACGAGGCCACCTCGCTAGGTCAGGCACTGGTTTTCTGCGTCACCTGCACGAGTACCGTATCAGTGTTAATGACCTCAACAAGCTCAAGCTTGGTGAAGCCCTAACCATCGAGTCCTTTGAACTAGGACAGAGGGTGGACATTAGTGGCAACACAATGGGTCGTGGTTTCACTGGCTACCAAAAACGCCATGGTTTTAGCCGTGGCCCGATGAGCCACGGTTCTAAGAACCATCGCGAACCAGGATCTACTGGTGCTGGCACCACCCCAGGTCGGATTTATCCTGGCAAGCGGATGGCTGGTCGCTACGGCGGCAAAAAGGCCACTATGCGCGGGCTGACTATTATCAAAATAGATGGCGAGCGTAACCTGCTAGTTGTGAAGGGATCTGTTCCAGGCAAACCAGGATCTTTGTTAAATATCCAGCCTGCTAAACGGGTAGGTCTGCCCCAGACAAAAGAGGTTTTAATTAATGGCTAA
- a CDS encoding 50S ribosomal protein L4 yields the protein MANCVVRDWQGEEVGKASLELRVAKESTTIDLVHRAVLRQQAHSRQGTASTLTRSEVRGGGRKPYKQKGTGRARQGSVRTPLRPGGGVIFGPKPRTYTLAMNRKERRLALRTALMSRFSDLVIVKDFGIALEAPKTREITSALERLGIAKGARVLLILQERSEIIRRSVRNLPKVKLIAADQLNVLDLLRANRLVLDEGAVTKIQEIYS from the coding sequence ATGGCTAACTGTGTTGTGCGTGATTGGCAGGGTGAAGAAGTTGGCAAAGCCAGCCTTGAACTAAGGGTAGCAAAAGAGTCCACAACTATTGACCTTGTGCATCGCGCTGTTTTACGTCAGCAGGCCCACAGCCGCCAGGGAACAGCCAGTACTCTAACTCGCTCCGAGGTACGAGGTGGGGGACGTAAGCCGTACAAACAAAAGGGAACAGGACGAGCTCGACAAGGGTCTGTCCGTACGCCTTTGCGGCCTGGTGGCGGAGTTATTTTTGGCCCTAAGCCACGCACTTATACCTTAGCGATGAACCGCAAAGAACGTCGTCTTGCCTTACGCACTGCGTTAATGTCGCGCTTCTCCGATCTTGTAATAGTCAAAGACTTTGGCATAGCGCTAGAGGCGCCCAAAACCCGGGAAATTACCTCCGCACTTGAACGTCTTGGTATTGCTAAGGGTGCTAGAGTTTTATTAATCCTGCAAGAACGCTCCGAAATTATAAGACGTTCTGTACGTAATCTCCCTAAAGTTAAGTTGATTGCTGCAGATCAGCTTAATGTTTTGGATTTGCTCCGCGCTAATAGGCTAGTGCTAGACGAAGGCGCAGTCACGAAAATCCAGGAGATTTACAGCTAG
- a CDS encoding 50S ribosomal protein L23: MTKQFTDRLADVIRRPLITEKATRSLELNQYTFEVDHRAAKPDIKAAVEQLFKVKVIGVSTANPPRKTRRVGRFAGKRARVKKAIVRLADGDAIQLFPES, encoded by the coding sequence ATGACTAAACAATTCACTGATCGTTTAGCAGATGTGATTCGCCGGCCCTTGATCACAGAAAAGGCTACTCGTAGTCTTGAACTGAATCAATATACATTTGAGGTGGACCACCGTGCTGCCAAGCCCGATATTAAGGCAGCAGTTGAACAACTATTCAAGGTCAAAGTGATCGGGGTAAGTACAGCCAATCCTCCTAGAAAGACTCGTCGAGTTGGGCGTTTTGCTGGTAAACGAGCTCGGGTAAAGAAGGCTATAGTTCGGCTAGCTGATGGTGACGCGATTCAACTGTTCCCCGAATCTTGA
- a CDS encoding 50S ribosomal protein L2, with the protein MAIRSFRPYTPGTRTRDVTDFGDITERRPERRLVVAKHRRKGRNNRGVITCRHRGGGHKRLCRVVDFRRNKRGIPAKVGGIHYDPHRNARLALLLYADGEKRYILAPEGLRAGQQVISGPEAPVEVGNAMPLSAVPLGSSVHCVELYAGRGGQIVRTAGASAQVMAKEGNYVALKLPSTEVRLVRQECYATLGEVGNSEIRNTSLGKAGRRRWLGRRPQVRGSVMNPCDHPHGGGEGRAPIGRSGPVTPWGKPALGLKTRKRNKPSNRFILRKRRRTSKRSRGGRDS; encoded by the coding sequence ATGGCAATTCGCTCCTTCCGCCCTTACACGCCTGGCACACGCACCCGTGACGTTACTGACTTTGGTGACATCACAGAACGGAGGCCTGAGCGTAGGCTAGTTGTAGCAAAGCATCGGCGTAAGGGCCGCAACAACCGCGGTGTAATTACCTGCCGTCACCGTGGTGGTGGACATAAGCGTCTTTGTAGAGTCGTGGACTTTCGACGTAACAAACGTGGAATCCCGGCCAAGGTAGGCGGAATACACTACGATCCCCACCGCAATGCCCGTCTAGCGCTTCTTCTCTACGCCGATGGTGAGAAGCGCTACATACTTGCTCCAGAAGGATTAAGAGCCGGCCAGCAAGTTATATCGGGCCCTGAAGCACCAGTCGAGGTGGGCAATGCTATGCCATTATCGGCAGTCCCTCTCGGTTCAAGCGTCCACTGTGTAGAACTTTACGCTGGTCGTGGTGGTCAGATTGTCCGAACTGCGGGCGCTAGTGCTCAAGTTATGGCAAAAGAGGGTAACTACGTCGCTCTCAAACTGCCCTCCACGGAAGTACGCCTAGTACGCCAGGAGTGTTATGCCACACTTGGAGAGGTTGGAAACTCTGAGATCCGCAACACCAGCTTGGGCAAAGCTGGTCGCCGTCGCTGGCTTGGACGGCGACCACAAGTACGCGGAAGTGTGATGAACCCTTGTGACCATCCTCATGGTGGTGGTGAGGGGCGTGCACCAATAGGCCGTTCTGGACCAGTAACCCCTTGGGGCAAGCCCGCACTCGGCCTAAAAACGCGCAAGCGGAACAAGCCTAGCAACCGCTTCATACTTCGGAAGCGTCGCCGCACCTCTAAGCGGAGTCGTGGTGGGCGCGACTCCTGA
- a CDS encoding ribosomal protein S19, which yields MGRSLKKGPFIADSLLRKIEKQNEDDNKSVIKTWSRASTILPMMIGHTIAVHNGRAHVPVFITEQMVGHKLGEFAPTRTFKGHTKDKKGGR from the coding sequence ATGGGACGTTCACTTAAGAAAGGCCCTTTCATTGCCGACAGCCTTCTTCGTAAAATCGAAAAGCAGAATGAAGACGATAACAAATCTGTAATCAAGACATGGTCACGTGCCTCAACAATCCTCCCAATGATGATTGGTCACACTATCGCCGTTCACAATGGCCGTGCTCATGTACCAGTTTTCATCACTGAGCAGATGGTGGGCCATAAACTAGGCGAGTTTGCCCCGACTCGCACCTTTAAGGGCCACACAAAAGATAAGAAAGGAGGTCGCTGA
- a CDS encoding 50S ribosomal protein L22 → MSTKTSSTLAVKAHGRFIRGSASKVRRVLDQIRGRTYRDALIMLEFMPYRSTGPITKVLRSAVANAEHNFNLDPSTLVIAYANADIGPSMRRYRPRAQGRAYAIQKQFCHISIAVAAQNNS, encoded by the coding sequence ATGTCTACCAAAACCTCATCGACCCTGGCTGTTAAGGCACATGGCCGTTTCATTCGTGGTTCTGCTTCAAAGGTGAGGCGGGTACTCGATCAGATTCGTGGCCGTACATACCGCGACGCGCTAATCATGCTTGAGTTTATGCCTTACCGTTCTACTGGTCCAATCACTAAAGTATTACGGTCAGCTGTAGCAAATGCTGAACACAACTTCAACTTAGATCCCTCTACCCTTGTAATTGCCTATGCCAATGCTGACATAGGGCCTTCAATGCGCCGCTATCGCCCACGTGCCCAGGGTCGTGCTTATGCGATCCAGAAACAGTTTTGCCACATCAGCATAGCTGTGGCAGCCCAAAATAACTCCTGA
- a CDS encoding 30S ribosomal protein S3: MGHKIHPTGLRLGITQEHRSRWYAPSRSYPNLLQEDDQIRKFIHKKYGSAGISDMRIARKADQLEVELKTARPGVLVGRQGSGIEELRSGIQRTVRDINRQVRINVVEVERIDADAFLLAEYIAQQLEKRVAFRRTIRMALQRAQRAGVLGLKIQVSGRLNGAEIARTEWTREGRVPLHTLRADIDYATRVARTTYGVLGIKVWVFKGEVLGDKVPVGATPRRRSSRKPQQFEDRSNEA, translated from the coding sequence ATGGGACACAAAATCCACCCAACTGGTCTGAGGTTGGGAATTACACAGGAGCATAGATCTCGTTGGTACGCTCCTAGCAGGAGCTACCCTAACCTCTTGCAAGAGGATGACCAGATCCGCAAGTTCATCCATAAGAAATATGGCTCGGCTGGCATCAGCGATATGCGAATTGCCCGGAAAGCTGACCAACTTGAAGTTGAACTGAAGACAGCGCGACCTGGTGTTCTCGTTGGGCGCCAGGGTAGCGGTATCGAGGAGTTGCGTAGTGGCATCCAAAGAACAGTTCGGGACATTAACCGTCAGGTGCGCATTAATGTAGTTGAAGTTGAGCGTATCGATGCTGATGCTTTCTTGCTAGCTGAGTACATTGCCCAGCAACTAGAGAAAAGGGTTGCCTTTCGCCGCACAATTCGTATGGCTCTACAGCGTGCCCAACGTGCAGGCGTTCTCGGCTTAAAGATTCAGGTATCTGGACGCCTCAACGGTGCAGAAATTGCCCGAACTGAATGGACTAGAGAAGGCCGCGTACCCTTACACACTTTGCGGGCTGACATTGACTACGCCACTAGAGTGGCCCGCACTACCTATGGTGTTTTGGGAATTAAGGTCTGGGTATTTAAAGGTGAAGTTTTAGGTGACAAGGTACCTGTAGGAGCAACTCCGCGGCGCCGGAGTAGTCGCAAACCTCAGCAGTTCGAAGATCGTTCTAACGAGGCATGA
- a CDS encoding 50S ribosomal protein L16 — protein MLSPKRVKFRKQQRGRMRGIATRGNTIAFGKFALQAQECGRITSRQIEASRRAMTRYVKRGGKIWIRIFPDKPVTMRPAETRMGSGKGNPEFWVAIIKPGRVLFEMGGIEITEPIARQAMRLAQYKLPVKTKFITLNEQEEEASVELLAAQATTVMES, from the coding sequence ATGCTGAGTCCAAAACGCGTTAAATTTCGTAAGCAGCAGCGCGGTCGCATGCGTGGCATTGCTACCCGCGGCAACACGATCGCCTTTGGCAAATTTGCACTTCAGGCTCAGGAATGTGGCCGAATTACCTCTCGTCAGATTGAGGCTAGTCGCCGAGCCATGACCCGCTATGTTAAACGTGGCGGCAAGATCTGGATCCGGATTTTTCCAGACAAACCGGTCACGATGCGACCTGCCGAGACCCGGATGGGCTCTGGTAAAGGCAACCCAGAGTTTTGGGTAGCCATCATTAAGCCTGGCCGAGTCTTATTCGAGATGGGCGGCATCGAGATTACTGAACCTATAGCCAGGCAGGCCATGCGTCTTGCGCAGTACAAACTCCCCGTTAAGACCAAGTTCATTACCCTCAATGAACAAGAGGAAGAAGCCAGCGTTGAGCTGCTGGCTGCTCAAGCCACCACCGTTATGGAGTCCTAA
- a CDS encoding 50S ribosomal protein L29: MARPKATELRNLSDNDLIEQINSIRHQLFDLRFKQATRQLTNTHHFKQARIKLAQLLTVQEERSNSSTNS, encoded by the coding sequence ATGGCACGTCCGAAAGCTACTGAATTACGCAATCTTTCTGATAATGACCTAATAGAGCAAATCAACAGTATTCGCCACCAACTGTTTGATCTTCGCTTTAAGCAAGCCACACGTCAGCTAACCAATACACACCATTTTAAGCAGGCACGAATTAAGCTAGCGCAACTGCTAACAGTGCAGGAAGAGCGTAGCAACTCCTCCACCAACTCCTAA
- a CDS encoding 30S ribosomal protein S17 — MALKERVGIVVSDKMQKTVVVAVENRFPHPIYKKTVSRTTRYKVHDEDNSCNVGDRVRITETRPLSRHKRWAITEVLSHSDKAQAEGTKQTIEEM, encoded by the coding sequence ATGGCACTCAAGGAAAGGGTCGGTATTGTTGTTAGTGACAAGATGCAGAAGACAGTGGTGGTAGCAGTAGAAAACCGCTTCCCTCATCCCATCTATAAAAAAACAGTCAGCCGTACCACCCGCTACAAGGTCCATGATGAAGACAATAGTTGTAATGTTGGCGACCGTGTACGCATCACTGAAACTCGACCTCTCAGCCGTCATAAGCGCTGGGCTATCACCGAGGTACTGAGTCATAGCGACAAAGCTCAAGCTGAAGGAACCAAACAAACAATCGAGGAGATGTAA
- a CDS encoding 50S ribosomal protein L14, producing the protein MIQQETLLTVADNSGAKRIQCIRVLGTNRRYAHVGDVVVATVKDAMPNMGVKKSDVVKAVIVRTKATLRRETGNSIRFDDNAAVIINNENNPRGTRVFGPVARELRERSFTKIVSLAPEVI; encoded by the coding sequence ATGATTCAACAAGAGACCCTTCTCACCGTGGCCGATAATAGTGGTGCTAAGCGCATACAATGTATCCGAGTGCTAGGCACAAACCGCCGCTACGCCCATGTTGGAGATGTTGTTGTGGCTACTGTCAAAGATGCTATGCCCAACATGGGTGTAAAGAAGTCCGATGTCGTTAAGGCTGTGATAGTGCGTACTAAGGCTACCCTTCGTCGAGAGACTGGTAACTCGATTCGCTTCGATGATAACGCCGCAGTAATCATCAATAATGAAAATAATCCACGGGGGACACGAGTATTCGGACCAGTTGCCCGCGAGCTGCGTGAGCGTAGTTTTACCAAGATTGTATCTCTTGCCCCAGAGGTTATCTAA
- a CDS encoding 50S ribosomal protein L24 translates to MAPNTVTKRRTKMRIHKGDTIQVISGKDKGKTGEVLRTQPNENRVVVQGINLHTRHIKPTQEGETGRIVTEEAPLHVSNVMLYSTVKKTASRVEIVTEEDGSKKRRLKKTGEVIG, encoded by the coding sequence ATGGCACCTAATACAGTAACTAAGCGACGCACTAAGATGCGTATACATAAGGGTGACACTATTCAAGTTATTAGCGGCAAGGACAAGGGTAAAACTGGTGAGGTTTTGCGCACCCAGCCTAATGAGAATCGTGTAGTAGTTCAGGGCATTAACTTACACACCCGCCATATAAAGCCAACCCAAGAAGGTGAGACAGGTCGTATTGTTACTGAGGAAGCCCCATTGCATGTCTCTAACGTAATGCTTTACTCCACTGTTAAGAAAACAGCAAGCCGTGTTGAGATTGTCACTGAGGAAGATGGTAGTAAGAAACGGCGCTTAAAGAAGACTGGAGAAGTAATTGGCTAA
- a CDS encoding 50S ribosomal protein L5, whose product MSLKQRYQKSIQPKLLKDLSLGNIHQVPKVTKVSLNRGLGEAAQNAKALEASIAELATITGQKAIVTRAKKAIAGFKIRQGMPIGCAVTLRGDRMYAFLERLINLALPRIRDFRGVSPKSFDGRGNYTLGVKEQIIFPEISFDRIDAIRGMDITIVTSARTDEEGRALLREMGMPFRSN is encoded by the coding sequence ATGTCACTCAAACAGCGCTACCAAAAGTCAATTCAGCCTAAACTTTTAAAAGATCTCTCCTTAGGGAACATCCATCAGGTTCCCAAAGTAACTAAGGTTAGCCTTAATCGAGGGCTTGGCGAGGCTGCGCAAAATGCTAAGGCACTTGAAGCTTCTATTGCAGAGCTAGCCACTATTACCGGTCAGAAAGCAATCGTAACACGTGCTAAGAAAGCTATTGCAGGCTTTAAGATTCGTCAGGGCATGCCAATTGGTTGTGCTGTAACTCTACGCGGTGACCGAATGTATGCCTTTCTTGAACGACTAATCAATTTGGCACTGCCACGTATCCGCGATTTTCGTGGCGTCAGCCCTAAGAGTTTCGATGGCCGTGGCAATTACACCCTTGGAGTCAAAGAGCAAATTATCTTCCCTGAAATCTCATTTGATAGAATTGACGCTATTAGAGGTATGGACATTACTATTGTTACTTCTGCCCGAACTGATGAAGAAGGCCGAGCCCTCTTGCGTGAGATGGGAATGCCATTTCGCAGTAATTGA
- a CDS encoding 30S ribosomal protein S8, whose amino-acid sequence MANHDPISDMLTRIRNASEMRHQKAKVPASRMSRSIAQVLHQEGFISAISEEGSDMRTQIVLELKYSGKHRQPSIRSMQRVSKPGLRIYKNTRSIPKVLGGLGVAIISTSKGVMSDRDARKQGVGGEVLCYVY is encoded by the coding sequence ATGGCTAACCACGATCCTATTTCTGACATGCTCACCCGCATTCGGAACGCAAGTGAGATGCGCCACCAGAAAGCCAAAGTTCCTGCTTCCCGTATGTCCCGCAGTATTGCCCAGGTACTGCACCAGGAGGGTTTTATCTCCGCTATTAGCGAGGAGGGTAGTGATATGCGTACGCAAATCGTGCTTGAACTCAAGTATAGTGGCAAACATCGTCAGCCAAGCATCCGTTCTATGCAGCGGGTAAGTAAACCTGGTCTTCGCATTTACAAGAACACCCGCAGCATACCCAAAGTGCTAGGCGGCCTGGGAGTAGCTATTATATCTACATCCAAAGGCGTAATGAGTGACCGCGATGCCCGCAAACAAGGTGTTGGTGGTGAAGTGCTCTGCTACGTCTACTAA
- a CDS encoding 50S ribosomal protein L6 — MSRIGKSPILIPDGVTVTLEGLKVTVNGPKGSLERVLPDGISISQTAAALVVVPTGNRRSSRERHGLCRTLVANMVEGVSKGYAKKLEAVGIGFRAQVKGEVLVVSAGYSHSVEMLPPSGITYIVENNTNITVSGTDKELVGNEAAKIRAVRPPEPYKGKGIRYLGERINRKAGKSGKK; from the coding sequence ATGTCCCGTATCGGCAAATCACCTATTCTCATCCCTGATGGGGTAACAGTTACTCTTGAAGGATTAAAAGTAACTGTGAATGGTCCCAAAGGTAGTCTGGAGCGTGTTCTTCCAGATGGCATCAGTATTAGTCAGACTGCAGCTGCCCTCGTTGTAGTTCCTACTGGCAATAGGCGTAGCTCTCGTGAGCGCCATGGTCTTTGCCGTACACTAGTGGCCAACATGGTCGAGGGCGTTAGCAAAGGCTATGCAAAAAAATTAGAGGCTGTCGGCATAGGGTTTCGTGCCCAGGTTAAGGGAGAAGTCCTGGTGGTAAGCGCTGGCTATAGCCATTCAGTGGAAATGCTTCCTCCAAGTGGTATCACATATATAGTAGAGAACAACACCAATATTACCGTCTCGGGCACAGATAAGGAGTTAGTCGGAAACGAGGCTGCCAAGATACGTGCTGTCCGCCCACCCGAGCCTTACAAGGGTAAAGGTATTAGGTATTTAGGTGAACGCATTAACCGCAAGGCTGGTAAGTCTGGCAAAAAATAG